A stretch of Faecalibacterium duncaniae DNA encodes these proteins:
- the ltrA gene encoding group II intron reverse transcriptase/maturase → MPVLTSERREKKQGKIRNSEYYGMESIFDTLYAESRNGKTFNHLMAIIESEENIKLAYRTIKRNHGSKTPGVDKKTIRNLAKLSEDEYVRLVKKKFSNYHPRPVRREEIPKDNGKTRPLGIPAISDRIVQQCILQVMEPICEAKFSENSNGFRPNRSAETAIAQCCRLIQVQHLYHVVDLDIKGFFDNINHTKLIRQIWSLGIRDKKLLCIIKQMLKASVILPNGKKIYPTKGTPQGGILSPLLANIVLNELDWWIASQWENMPTRTEFTIRQNRSGAEIKSHVYRALRRSNLKEMHSVRYADDFKIFCSSHEDAVKAYHATAKWLKDRLGLDVSPEKSRIVNLKRQYSEFLGFKLKVQKRSNKYVVKSHMCDKAYKKVQKKLTEEVKKLEHSADDKAQFMQLMTYNAVVAGIHQYYCIATAVSEDFGKLAYGFKKQMHNRLRNDLTRKGELKKGYIKEKYGKSSQLRFLHGRPVVPIGYVQSRNAQHKRKSVNKYTPEGRELIHKNLNIDTKTMLWLMRNPVQGRSIEYADNRISLYAAQHGKCAVTGSIMEAHEIHCHHRKPIAKGGTDEYGNLVLISAPVHKLIHASDMATIKFYLNLLNLDSTQILKLNKFREMAEMPLID, encoded by the coding sequence ATGCCTGTGTTGACTTCGGAGCGGCGAGAAAAGAAGCAAGGAAAAATCCGAAACTCGGAATACTACGGCATGGAATCCATCTTTGATACGTTGTATGCGGAAAGCAGGAATGGCAAAACATTCAATCACCTCATGGCAATCATTGAGAGTGAAGAAAACATTAAACTGGCATACCGAACTATCAAAAGGAACCATGGAAGTAAAACGCCGGGTGTAGATAAGAAGACAATACGAAATCTCGCAAAATTAAGCGAGGATGAGTATGTCCGCCTTGTAAAGAAGAAATTCAGTAATTACCATCCTCGCCCAGTAAGGCGTGAGGAAATACCAAAGGATAATGGGAAAACCAGACCACTGGGGATTCCGGCAATCTCAGACCGTATCGTGCAGCAATGTATATTGCAAGTCATGGAGCCAATCTGCGAAGCGAAGTTCAGTGAAAATTCTAACGGATTTCGCCCAAATCGCTCCGCCGAAACTGCCATTGCACAGTGTTGCAGGTTGATTCAGGTACAACACCTGTACCATGTAGTAGACCTTGACATTAAAGGCTTCTTCGACAATATCAATCACACAAAGCTGATACGGCAAATATGGTCACTTGGTATTCGGGATAAGAAACTGCTGTGCATTATAAAACAGATGCTAAAAGCCTCTGTTATCCTGCCGAATGGTAAAAAGATTTACCCAACCAAGGGTACGCCGCAGGGCGGAATTCTTTCTCCACTGCTGGCTAATATCGTGCTGAACGAACTGGACTGGTGGATTGCATCCCAATGGGAAAATATGCCGACCAGAACGGAGTTCACGATACGGCAGAATCGTTCAGGTGCAGAAATAAAAAGCCACGTCTATCGGGCATTGCGGCGCAGTAATCTGAAAGAAATGCACTCGGTTCGGTATGCGGACGATTTCAAGATTTTTTGCTCATCCCATGAGGATGCAGTAAAGGCATATCATGCAACAGCCAAATGGTTGAAAGATCGGTTGGGGCTGGATGTTAGCCCGGAGAAATCGAGAATTGTTAATCTGAAACGGCAGTATTCAGAATTCCTTGGTTTTAAGCTGAAAGTGCAAAAGCGCAGCAACAAGTACGTTGTAAAATCGCATATGTGCGACAAAGCGTACAAGAAGGTTCAAAAGAAGCTCACGGAAGAAGTGAAAAAGCTGGAACACTCGGCAGATGATAAGGCTCAGTTCATGCAACTGATGACCTACAATGCTGTGGTGGCAGGAATACACCAGTATTACTGCATTGCAACGGCTGTTTCTGAGGACTTCGGAAAGCTGGCTTATGGGTTCAAAAAGCAGATGCACAATCGTCTGCGGAACGACCTGACACGCAAAGGTGAACTGAAAAAGGGCTATATAAAAGAAAAGTATGGAAAAAGCAGTCAACTGCGATTTCTGCATGGACGGCCAGTAGTTCCTATTGGATATGTTCAGAGCAGAAATGCCCAGCACAAAAGGAAATCGGTCAACAAGTATACGCCAGAAGGTCGGGAACTGATTCACAAGAATCTGAACATCGACACTAAGACGATGCTTTGGCTGATGCGAAACCCTGTGCAGGGTAGGTCGATAGAATACGCAGATAATCGCATATCTCTGTATGCAGCGCAGCATGGAAAATGTGCAGTGACAGGTTCAATCATGGAAGCCCATGAAATCCACTGTCACCACAGGAAACCTATTGCGAAAGGCGGCACAGATGAATACGGAAACCTCGTTCTTATATCGGCTCCAGTCCACAAACTTATCCATGCTTCTGACATGGCTACCATAAAGTTTTACCTGAATCTTCTCAATCTCGATAGTACGCAAATTTTAAAGCTGAATAAGTTTCGTGAGATGGCAGAAATGCCTTTGATTGATTAA
- the mobQ gene encoding MobQ family relaxase, giving the protein MLPSLTDIGGFAATRGCTPCAAYAAIPAHPQKQYTRRWRLYHFCGFYYPIREVIPIAIYHCNISIVSRGKGKSAVAAAAYRSGEKLTNEWDGMTHDYTRKGGVVHTEILLPPNAPPSFSDRSTLWNSVELYEKAGNAQLAREIDAALPIELSREEQIRLVREYCSSQFVSRGMCVDYAIHDTGKGNPHCHIMLTMRPLDERGAWAAKSKKEYDLDENGERIRLPSGKYKARKVDLTGWNDKGNALLWRKAWADISNAYLERAGSPERIDHRSNAERGIDELPTVHMGVAACQMEKKGIATEKGELNRNIQKANRLIREIRAQIGKLKEWIGELFKARETAPEQPPQSPGLANLLMKYLSVQREKSRKYSQSWQRQHTADELKTVAKAVNYLSEHGISTLDELDAALSSVSDQADAIREGMKTAEKRMKELQKLIEYGKNYTEYKPIHDELKKLKNGWTSKRDKYEEAHRAELTLWNAASRYLHANLPKGTKTLPISEWEKEYATLSGQRTAEYTKLKETRAEVAELHNIRKCVDIALKADQPEQTRAKRHDLER; this is encoded by the coding sequence TTGCTTCCCTCTCTGACCGACATTGGCGGCTTTGCCGCAACAAGGGGCTGCACCCCTTGCGCCGCTTACGCGGCTATCCCTGCACACCCACAAAAACAGTACACCCGCCGTTGGCGTCTGTACCATTTTTGCGGGTTTTATTATCCTATCCGGGAGGTGATACCCATAGCCATCTACCATTGTAATATCAGCATTGTCAGCCGGGGCAAGGGCAAATCAGCCGTTGCCGCAGCCGCCTACCGAAGCGGCGAAAAGTTGACAAATGAGTGGGACGGAATGACCCACGACTACACCCGCAAAGGCGGTGTTGTCCATACGGAAATCCTACTGCCGCCCAATGCCCCGCCCTCTTTCTCTGACCGTTCAACCTTGTGGAACAGCGTGGAGCTTTACGAGAAAGCCGGGAACGCCCAGCTTGCCAGAGAGATTGACGCGGCGCTTCCCATAGAGTTATCCAGAGAGGAACAGATCCGGCTTGTCCGGGAATACTGTTCCTCTCAATTTGTTTCCAGAGGAATGTGCGTTGATTACGCCATTCACGACACCGGCAAGGGCAATCCCCATTGTCACATCATGCTTACCATGCGCCCCCTTGACGAGCGCGGCGCATGGGCGGCGAAGTCCAAAAAGGAATATGACCTTGATGAAAACGGCGAGCGTATTCGCTTGCCAAGCGGCAAATACAAGGCCCGCAAAGTTGACCTGACCGGCTGGAACGACAAGGGCAACGCGCTTTTATGGCGCAAGGCATGGGCGGATATTTCAAACGCCTACCTTGAACGCGCCGGAAGCCCGGAGCGCATCGACCACCGCAGCAACGCCGAGCGCGGCATTGACGAGCTGCCCACCGTCCACATGGGCGTGGCGGCCTGTCAAATGGAGAAGAAAGGCATAGCCACCGAGAAAGGCGAGCTGAACCGGAATATCCAAAAAGCAAACCGCCTTATCCGGGAAATCCGGGCGCAGATTGGAAAGCTCAAAGAATGGATTGGCGAACTGTTCAAGGCGCGGGAAACCGCCCCGGAGCAGCCCCCGCAATCCCCCGGCCTTGCAAATCTGCTGATGAAGTATTTAAGCGTTCAGAGAGAAAAGAGCCGGAAGTATTCGCAGAGTTGGCAAAGGCAGCACACCGCCGACGAACTGAAAACCGTTGCAAAGGCGGTCAACTATCTTTCCGAGCATGGCATTTCCACCCTTGACGAGCTGGACGCTGCCCTTTCCTCTGTCAGCGACCAAGCCGACGCTATCCGGGAGGGCATGAAAACCGCCGAGAAGCGCATGAAAGAATTGCAAAAGCTGATTGAATACGGGAAGAACTACACCGAGTACAAGCCCATTCACGACGAGCTGAAAAAGCTGAAAAATGGCTGGACGAGCAAGCGCGACAAGTACGAGGAAGCCCACCGCGCCGAGCTTACGCTATGGAACGCAGCGAGCCGCTATCTCCATGCAAATCTGCCGAAAGGGACAAAGACCTTGCCTATCTCTGAATGGGAAAAAGAGTACGCCACTCTCAGCGGGCAGAGAACAGCGGAATATACCAAGCTGAAAGAAACCCGCGCCGAGGTTGCCGAGCTGCACAATATCCGCAAGTGTGTTGACATTGCGCTGAAAGCCGACCAGCCGGAGCAGACCCGCGCCAAGCGGCACGACTTAGAACGATGA
- a CDS encoding transposon-encoded TnpW family protein gives MAEQTPDSIITTQKNGQTIVAELFFNHSGTETFRDKLLKVILADSLQDGQEPEKSEILR, from the coding sequence ATGGCAGAACAGACCCCCGACAGTATCATCACGACACAGAAGAACGGACAGACCATCGTTGCGGAATTGTTTTTCAATCACAGCGGCACAGAAACATTCCGCGACAAGCTGCTCAAAGTGATACTTGCCGACAGCTTGCAGGACGGTCAAGAGCCGGAAAAATCGGAAATTTTGCGATAA
- a CDS encoding AAA family ATPase has product MYYTQEQIDRANQADLVSFLQSQGEQLTRAGNEYRWKRHDSLTVRGNKWYRHSQSKGGGPVDFVMEFFGKSFTEAVELLTGEKGAAPPPDRPCPASLSDFRLPPPNSDNRTARNYLTTARRIDEDVTGFFFARGDIYEDAAHHNAVFVGRDEDGIPRYAHSKGTAGNFRLDVKGSDKAFNFCYRGEGERLFVFEAPIDLISFLCLFKKEWQKQSYLSLGGVGEKALLRFLSDRPNIKTVYLCLDSDEAGNDACSRLVKLMPEGYTVHRLIPLFKDWNEVLQHRAEITDGKYIREAVYGLKEPPQEETVEIIRMSEVDTQTVEWLWEPYIPFGKVTIVQGNPGEGKTTFALRLAAACTNRKPFPHMAAHEPFNVIYQTAEDGLGDTIKPRLMEAEADLDRVLVIDESKQGLSLSDERIERAIRQTGARLIILDPIQAYMGEKTDMNRANEVRPMFRRLADVAERTGCAVILIGHLNKAAGGQSAYRGLGSIDFRAAARSVLLIGRVKREPNVRVIVHDKSSLAPEGKPVAFCLDPETGFSWIGEYDITADELLSGAGGNTATKTEQAERLILDLLADGKELASEEIVKAAAEAGISERTVQNAKRNMGGVLDARRVGGQWYNFIKKKQPPEPAS; this is encoded by the coding sequence TTGTATTACACCCAAGAACAGATAGACCGGGCGAACCAAGCCGACCTTGTTTCTTTCCTGCAATCACAGGGCGAGCAGCTTACCCGCGCCGGGAATGAATACCGCTGGAAACGGCACGACAGCTTGACCGTCCGGGGAAACAAGTGGTACAGGCACAGCCAGAGCAAGGGCGGCGGCCCCGTTGATTTTGTTATGGAGTTTTTCGGCAAGAGCTTCACCGAAGCCGTAGAACTTCTCACAGGAGAAAAGGGAGCCGCACCGCCGCCGGACAGACCTTGCCCCGCGTCCCTATCCGACTTCCGGCTACCACCCCCAAACAGCGACAACCGAACAGCGAGGAACTACCTCACAACAGCCCGCCGCATTGATGAAGATGTGACGGGCTTTTTCTTTGCCCGCGGCGATATTTACGAGGACGCAGCCCACCACAACGCCGTATTTGTGGGGCGGGACGAGGACGGAATACCGCGCTACGCCCACAGCAAAGGAACGGCGGGAAACTTCCGGCTTGATGTGAAAGGCAGCGACAAAGCCTTTAACTTCTGTTACCGGGGCGAGGGCGAAAGATTGTTTGTCTTTGAAGCACCCATTGACCTGATCTCTTTCCTCTGCCTGTTCAAAAAGGAATGGCAGAAGCAAAGCTACCTGTCATTGGGCGGCGTGGGAGAAAAAGCCCTGCTCCGCTTTCTCTCTGACCGTCCGAACATCAAGACCGTTTACCTCTGCCTTGACAGCGATGAAGCCGGGAACGACGCTTGCAGCCGCCTTGTAAAGCTCATGCCGGAGGGCTATACCGTCCACCGGCTTATCCCTCTTTTCAAGGATTGGAACGAGGTATTGCAGCACCGGGCAGAAATCACAGACGGGAAGTATATCCGGGAAGCTGTTTACGGCTTGAAAGAGCCGCCGCAGGAAGAAACCGTCGAGATTATCCGCATGAGCGAGGTTGACACGCAGACCGTTGAATGGCTATGGGAGCCGTATATCCCGTTTGGGAAAGTAACCATTGTGCAAGGCAACCCCGGCGAGGGCAAGACCACCTTTGCCCTACGCCTTGCCGCCGCTTGTACCAACCGCAAGCCGTTCCCCCACATGGCAGCGCATGAGCCATTCAATGTGATTTACCAGACCGCCGAGGACGGTTTGGGCGACACCATCAAGCCCCGCCTTATGGAAGCCGAAGCAGACCTTGACCGTGTTCTTGTCATTGATGAGAGCAAGCAGGGGCTTTCCCTTTCCGACGAGCGCATAGAGAGAGCTATCCGGCAGACCGGGGCGCGGCTGATTATCCTTGACCCCATACAGGCGTACATGGGCGAAAAGACCGACATGAACAGGGCAAACGAGGTGCGCCCCATGTTCCGCCGCCTTGCCGATGTTGCCGAGCGTACCGGGTGCGCCGTTATCCTTATCGGACACTTGAATAAAGCCGCCGGAGGACAGAGCGCATACCGGGGCTTAGGTTCTATTGACTTCCGCGCCGCAGCAAGGAGCGTCCTGCTGATTGGGCGCGTGAAGCGGGAGCCAAATGTGCGCGTTATCGTCCATGACAAATCTTCCCTTGCGCCGGAGGGCAAGCCCGTTGCCTTTTGCCTTGACCCGGAAACGGGCTTTTCGTGGATAGGCGAGTATGACATTACCGCCGACGAGCTGCTATCCGGCGCGGGCGGCAACACGGCCACCAAGACCGAACAGGCGGAACGGCTGATACTTGACCTGCTTGCAGACGGGAAAGAGCTTGCCAGCGAGGAAATTGTAAAGGCCGCAGCCGAAGCCGGAATATCTGAAAGGACGGTGCAGAACGCCAAGCGCAACATGGGCGGTGTTTTGGATGCAAGGCGCGTCGGCGGTCAATGGTACAACTTCATCAAGAAGAAGCAGCCGCCCGAACCCGCAAGCTGA
- a CDS encoding DUF3847 domain-containing protein, with the protein MTKPREKNREELQAEIEDGKKKIRQLENREKVLRQKLSQEERRTRSHRLIVRGAVFESIVPEAKTMTDEEAAAFLRLALTSEEARAYLKKRTKGGKSE; encoded by the coding sequence ATGACGAAACCGAGAGAAAAAAACCGCGAGGAATTGCAAGCCGAGATTGAGGACGGGAAGAAGAAAATCCGGCAGCTTGAAAACCGGGAAAAGGTGTTGCGGCAAAAGTTATCCCAAGAGGAACGCAGGACGCGCAGCCATCGGCTGATCGTCCGGGGTGCGGTCTTTGAGAGCATTGTGCCGGAAGCCAAGACCATGACCGACGAGGAAGCCGCCGCCTTTCTCCGGCTTGCCTTGACGAGCGAGGAAGCGCGGGCTTATCTGAAAAAACGCACCAAGGGCGGGAAAAGCGAATAA
- a CDS encoding methyltransferase domain-containing protein — MNNNLSRFADSKVYFQCPICTKSMDIQGNSLICRHGHCFDISRYGYVNLLLKSSPKTNYSKRSFDNRHQILEYGMYDVVLEKIIQFISDTPSIRNILDVGCGEGFYARQIQQRTERNIFAFDLSREAIQIASKKDKRKAVKWFVTDLSKIPLKDGSMDCILDIFSPAHYKEFQRLLSPNGYVVKVIPTKNHLREIRTKVQAHLKNPDYSNESVVEYFEKYLKTISRETVSATVQLSSEQRMSFIEMTPLLFCVE; from the coding sequence ATGAATAATAATTTATCACGCTTTGCAGACAGCAAGGTTTATTTTCAATGCCCAATTTGCACAAAATCAATGGATATACAAGGCAATAGCCTAATTTGTAGACATGGACATTGCTTTGATATTTCAAGATATGGGTATGTAAATTTGTTGTTAAAATCATCGCCCAAAACCAACTACAGCAAGCGGTCTTTTGACAACCGGCACCAAATTTTGGAGTATGGCATGTATGATGTTGTGTTGGAGAAAATCATACAGTTTATTTCTGATACGCCATCTATAAGAAACATTTTAGATGTTGGTTGCGGCGAGGGTTTCTATGCAAGGCAGATACAGCAAAGAACAGAACGAAACATCTTTGCCTTTGACTTGTCAAGGGAGGCAATACAGATTGCATCAAAAAAAGACAAGCGCAAAGCAGTGAAGTGGTTTGTTACTGACTTATCAAAAATCCCTTTGAAAGACGGAAGTATGGATTGTATTTTAGACATATTTTCGCCTGCACACTACAAAGAATTTCAGCGATTGCTATCTCCTAACGGATATGTTGTGAAAGTAATTCCTACGAAAAATCATTTGAGGGAAATCAGGACTAAAGTGCAAGCACACTTGAAAAATCCAGATTATTCAAATGAGTCTGTCGTTGAATATTTTGAGAAATATCTTAAAACCATTTCAAGAGAAACGGTTTCAGCCACCGTACAGTTGTCATCAGAACAAAGAATGTCGTTTATTGAAATGACGCCGCTTCTCTTTTGCGTTGAATAA
- a CDS encoding TnpV protein produces the protein MSELKPRITENGIDYILVGDYYIPDLKLPEEHRPIGKYGRMHREYLREVHPVRLNTLILTGELWTYLADLNEQAQERLDTIMEQMKATEGVTEELKRTCQMEWVQRCNNIHNRAEEIVLHEMIYS, from the coding sequence ATGAGCGAATTGAAACCAAGAATAACGGAAAACGGAATTGATTATATCCTTGTCGGAGATTACTACATCCCGGACTTGAAACTGCCGGAGGAACACCGCCCTATCGGAAAGTACGGACGGATGCACCGGGAATATTTAAGAGAAGTCCACCCAGTCAGATTGAATACATTGATACTGACCGGAGAATTGTGGACATATCTTGCAGACCTGAACGAACAGGCACAGGAACGGTTAGACACTATTATGGAGCAGATGAAAGCTACCGAGGGCGTGACAGAGGAATTAAAGCGTACCTGTCAAATGGAATGGGTACAACGATGTAATAACATCCATAACCGGGCAGAAGAAATTGTTTTGCATGAGATGATTTATTCATAA
- a CDS encoding recombinase family protein — protein MDAQEVMHMTDYSKITALYSRLSVGDEDRDGGESNSIQNQKIFLENYARGQHLTNIRHYIDDDESGRFFDRSAYSRMMDDVENGKIGVCIMKDLTRWGRDYLQVGNAMEIFRRNNVRFIAVNNGIDSEKPDTLEFAPFINIMSEWYAKDISKKVKTGIKTKGMSGKPIATEAPYGYMKDPDNKDFWIIDEEAAEVVRLIFRLFIGGKNRNQIAVYLTQEQIPTPTFYMKDRGRGTCKNKALNEDNRYKWNKVTLTHILTRQEYCGDVVNFKTTKHFRDKRNHYVDRSQWQITENVHEPIIDRADFETAQRILENAPVRRPNGDGEIHPLSGLLFCKDCGAKMHIRIDYRNGGKRHVAYCSEYHKGKAKNPKCHSPHIIDADLLMQTVAEVLKKIEDYSISNRAEFEALVKKNLAMQQTDQTKKQQKRIPQITTRLEQIDKVLNKLYEDNALGTIPQDRYEQMSQKYSEEYYTLKTELATLQEQLSAYENAGGRAQKFLKLTERYAAFTDLTPAILNEFISRIEVHERDKKRAKQAVQHIGIYFNYIGRFENEVTQLAEPTEQEVRQMREEIEEAQKEKSRAYHRQYSREYRARNLEKQREYDRMKAREYRARRKAQAAAAAPAQ, from the coding sequence ATGGACGCACAGGAGGTTATGCACATGACTGATTATAGCAAAATTACCGCCCTTTACTCCCGCCTTTCCGTGGGCGACGAGGACAGGGACGGCGGTGAGAGCAACAGCATACAGAACCAAAAAATCTTTTTGGAGAACTATGCCAGAGGACAGCACTTAACCAATATCCGGCACTACATTGACGATGACGAAAGCGGCAGATTTTTTGACCGTTCTGCCTATTCCCGCATGATGGACGATGTAGAAAACGGAAAAATCGGTGTCTGCATTATGAAAGACCTGACGCGCTGGGGGCGCGACTATCTCCAAGTTGGCAACGCTATGGAGATATTCAGACGGAACAATGTGCGCTTTATCGCGGTCAACAACGGGATAGACAGCGAGAAGCCCGACACATTGGAGTTTGCGCCCTTTATCAACATCATGTCGGAGTGGTACGCAAAGGACATCAGCAAGAAAGTAAAGACCGGCATTAAAACGAAGGGCATGAGCGGAAAGCCGATTGCCACCGAAGCCCCCTACGGCTATATGAAAGACCCGGACAACAAGGATTTTTGGATAATCGACGAGGAAGCCGCCGAGGTTGTGCGCCTTATTTTCCGTCTGTTTATCGGCGGGAAGAACCGCAACCAAATCGCCGTATATCTGACGCAGGAGCAAATCCCTACCCCTACTTTCTACATGAAAGACCGGGGACGGGGAACGTGTAAAAACAAGGCGCTCAATGAGGATAACCGCTACAAGTGGAACAAAGTCACCTTGACCCATATCCTCACGCGGCAGGAGTATTGCGGCGATGTAGTCAACTTCAAGACTACAAAGCATTTCCGGGACAAGCGGAACCACTATGTAGACCGGAGCCAATGGCAGATAACCGAAAATGTGCATGAGCCGATTATTGACCGCGCCGACTTTGAAACCGCACAGCGGATTTTGGAAAACGCGCCCGTCAGACGCCCCAACGGGGACGGGGAAATCCACCCTTTGTCGGGCTTGCTTTTCTGTAAGGATTGCGGCGCAAAAATGCACATCCGCATAGATTACAGGAACGGCGGCAAGCGGCATGTTGCCTATTGCAGCGAGTATCACAAGGGGAAAGCCAAAAACCCCAAGTGCCATTCCCCACACATCATCGACGCGGACTTGCTCATGCAGACCGTCGCGGAAGTGCTGAAGAAAATCGAGGACTACTCTATCAGCAACCGGGCGGAGTTTGAAGCCTTAGTGAAAAAGAACCTTGCCATGCAGCAGACCGACCAGACCAAGAAGCAGCAGAAACGTATCCCGCAAATCACGACACGCCTTGAACAGATTGACAAGGTGCTGAATAAGCTCTATGAGGACAACGCCCTCGGCACTATCCCGCAAGACCGCTATGAGCAAATGTCGCAAAAATATTCGGAAGAATACTACACACTGAAAACGGAGCTTGCCACACTCCAAGAGCAGCTATCCGCTTATGAGAACGCGGGAGGGCGGGCGCAGAAGTTTTTGAAGCTGACGGAACGCTATGCCGCCTTTACTGACCTGACCCCCGCCATTCTCAACGAGTTTATCAGCCGGATTGAAGTGCATGAGCGCGACAAGAAAAGGGCAAAACAGGCTGTTCAGCACATCGGGATATATTTTAACTATATCGGCAGATTTGAGAACGAAGTGACGCAGCTTGCAGAGCCTACGGAGCAGGAAGTCCGGCAAATGCGGGAGGAAATCGAAGAAGCCCAAAAGGAAAAGAGCCGCGCCTACCACCGGCAGTATTCAAGGGAGTACCGGGCGCGAAACCTTGAAAAGCAACGGGAATATGACCGCATGAAAGCGCGGGAATACCGGGCAAGGAGAAAGGCGCAGGCCGCCGCCGCAGCACCCGCACAGTAA
- a CDS encoding DUF3658 domain-containing protein yields MVEIVFSESACGSLKIAQTYGRGKYRGSAISVFIRHENGSVPSSNEMKEAQLQAQEQECIAWENAIPLGGKSSDVYCFDMALSVGDISDNEIGEQRKNVLKKMLSVWFVEDLDYQVEEKIQKIKTTLSSVIERYVAGEEVRIWYSYNPDELCGMYWLMKQLRPLNCQTTIYLVKLPTWEYGKENAMTSKISWGEVSPGEWGNYITLQEKAEPVFLSACAMKWNQLQNENAPLRAMLNGKLQSVSEDIYDSFILREIAEQPEQFKMAIVIGNVLGKYQLGISDVWISNRIDKMLEDGVLEIIQDAPKGETNYRRILRKRMK; encoded by the coding sequence ATGGTTGAAATTGTATTTAGTGAGAGTGCCTGTGGAAGTTTGAAAATTGCCCAAACTTACGGCAGGGGAAAATATAGAGGAAGTGCAATTTCGGTATTTATAAGGCACGAAAACGGGAGTGTTCCATCTTCAAATGAAATGAAAGAAGCACAACTTCAAGCACAAGAACAAGAATGTATTGCTTGGGAAAATGCTATTCCATTGGGAGGCAAGAGCAGTGATGTTTATTGTTTTGATATGGCTCTTAGTGTGGGAGATATTTCTGATAATGAAATTGGCGAACAGAGGAAAAATGTTCTCAAGAAAATGCTGTCTGTCTGGTTTGTAGAGGATTTAGATTATCAGGTTGAAGAAAAAATACAGAAAATTAAAACTACATTGTCCTCAGTTATTGAACGATATGTAGCTGGGGAAGAAGTTCGCATTTGGTATAGCTATAATCCGGATGAACTTTGCGGTATGTACTGGCTTATGAAACAACTTCGACCATTAAACTGTCAGACAACAATTTATTTGGTTAAATTACCTACATGGGAATATGGAAAAGAAAATGCTATGACATCTAAAATATCATGGGGTGAGGTGTCTCCTGGCGAATGGGGAAATTATATAACTCTACAAGAGAAAGCTGAGCCTGTATTTCTTTCAGCTTGCGCTATGAAATGGAATCAACTTCAAAATGAAAATGCACCTTTGCGTGCAATGTTAAATGGTAAATTGCAAAGCGTTTCAGAAGATATATATGATAGTTTCATTCTTCGTGAAATTGCGGAACAGCCAGAACAATTCAAAATGGCTATTGTCATAGGTAATGTTTTAGGAAAATATCAACTTGGAATTAGTGATGTATGGATTTCCAATCGCATTGATAAAATGCTTGAAGATGGTGTGTTGGAAATTATACAGGACGCACCAAAGGGAGAAACAAATTATCGCCGGATATTAAGAAAACGAATGAAATAA
- a CDS encoding helix-turn-helix domain-containing protein produces the protein MISQDWCYNKRKVPAGAAAPVVWIERQENNMHISYKPLWHTLLERDMRKEDLRLAAGMTTNMIANMSKEGKHISMDTLARICETLNCEITDVIELVPDEPASTGGKEHERIETKNNGKRN, from the coding sequence GTGATTTCACAAGATTGGTGTTATAATAAGAGAAAAGTTCCTGCCGGGGCAGCCGCCCCGGTGGTATGGATAGAAAGGCAGGAAAACAATATGCACATCAGCTATAAACCACTCTGGCACACACTGTTAGAGCGTGATATGAGAAAAGAGGATTTAAGGCTTGCCGCTGGTATGACAACAAATATGATTGCCAACATGAGCAAAGAGGGAAAGCACATCAGCATGGATACATTAGCCCGTATCTGCGAAACGCTGAATTGTGAGATTACCGATGTGATTGAGTTAGTACCAGACGAGCCTGCTTCCACAGGAGGTAAGGAACATGAGCGAATTGAAACCAAGAATAACGGAAAACGGAATTGA